In the genome of Candidatus Pristimantibacillus lignocellulolyticus, the window TGAGTTTCCATTCGATTTTCAATTAGACGTTACAGTGATTACTCAGCTAGCAACTTTAATATATATGACTTTAAATCGACAATCCGTAAGTGTTGTGGTTTTTGATCTGACCCACAAATGATAAGTGGAACAAGCGAGACTTCTTCATCAAGAGAGCCGTGACCTCCCCCTCCTATATGTAACGGTGAACTATTGCCAGAGAATTCATAGCCTGATTTTGCGGTAACTACTAGAAAGTTTCCATGATGTGAGTTTAATGCACCAGATAATCTTTGCAATCCATCAGGATATTTACCATATGTGATCGACTGTTTATTATTATTTATTTTCAGATCTAATAGGTCAGTGTCCCCTTCAACCTTCCATTTTTGCTGGTAAGAATCGATTAACTTACCGTTAGTTTGATATTTTAGCTCTTTAGTTAAGTCTCCTCCTTGAATAACGTGTATCCAATCGTTTTCTTTCCATGATATAACATCGACACGAGGATCAGTTCTTAATAAATTAGCTATGTCGCTTAACTTATCCATTTGTAATGAGTAAACATATGCCATGGTCTCATTGATTGCTAACGCTATTTGAGTACTATCCGTTACTGCTTCGTCTGGTTTTAAGACATGATAATCGTTGAAAAAGGAAGTTAGTTCTATTGAAGGATTATCTTCAGCAGATTTAATCTGACTCATTCCACTATCTCCAGTGATAATCAATGTGGCTTTTTTCAATGCTTCTTCCGCTGAACCAAAACTTTGTAATACAGAGGCGATTTGACTATCAAGTTCTTTAAGTCCATCTAGATCACTTGGGCCATTTCTATGAAGTTTTTGATCTAAATCAGGTAAATAAACAAAAGAGAAATCCGGTAATTTATTTTCTCTTATTAAGAACTTGATATTTTGTATAGAAAAATTGTTGTTTAATCCTAAACGTTCAATTAAACCATCCGATAGTGTTTCTATGTCTTTGAGTGGATCGGAAAACGCACCTAATGATAAGTAATCTGGTCCTTTTACAGTGATTTTTCTTGGTAATGAAGTAGGTACTTCGATGAATGGTGGAATAGTTAGATTATGTTCAATTGTACCTCGATAGATGATACCGTTAATGCTACTTGATTTTAAGCCTAATGTATGTAAATCCTCATGAATGGTTGGCAGTTGAGGGTTTAAGTGACCACCGTTTAAATTTATGAGAGTGTTTACTAAAACGGAGTCTACTCCAAGTCTCATAACTTCAACTGGTCCTGTCCCGTAATTGATAAGTTTCTTTTCAACCTTAGAATACCATGTCAAACCAGGAACGCGATGACCATCAGGATATGCTCCTGTAAAAAGTGAACTATCGATTGTAACAGACATGGTTGGGAATGAACTGACCATATTCTTATAATATTGTCCGTGCTCAATCAGATATTTCATTGTGGGTAGTATATCTTGCTGAATTCCTCGATCGATGGATTGAGCCATTAATGAGTCAACAAGTAGATAGATAACTTTTTTCTTCTGTTCGCTCTTAGTTGATTTGACTTGCAGTAAATCTTGTTCTTTATCTTGATTAGGTTGAGCTGAACATCCTATTGTCATTATCAATAAAAAGATTGTTAGTATGAACATCATTGTTTTTTTTCTCATAGTTAAAATATCCTCCTAATAGATACTAATGCGTTTGTTAGTTTTTCCATACTAGTGTCTATTTATGCCCATTATTTTCAATGACTTCGCGATCCTTGAACGACAAAAAGACGGCATTTCTGCCGTCTACAATTAATATGTGTACTAAGTAAGACTTAAGTTTAATTTTTTCGCAAAGTACTTCATCGATTTGTCAGTACAGTTTCTTGATAATTGTTCTACCAGTTCTGATTTTGCTTCCTCTACTGATAGGTAATTGTATTCCCCGATGACCGTTCGCAGCCAACCGTTAGAGGAAATGAAACACATACTATTCCAGCCTGCATCATTTTCGCTAGATTTTGCAGAGCCAGTAATGACTATGTCTCCATTATTTTGTAGTTCAACAAGTGCCTTGTCATACTCCTTTTTATCTTCTTTAGCATGCAAACCAGATAACTTTCTTAATTCCCTTGAATCAATGTTTTCATGTTCACTAATAACTTTATATAGTTGAAGAGCTGTACCTGAAATGAGCCCATCATAATATCTTTCTCCAACCGTTTTGTTATTTGTAAGTACAGTTTGTACTGCAGGGAATAGTTTTTTATCAATAAAGCATGCTTTATCTCCGAAGAATTTCCCGTAAGCAGCTATACCATCCTGAACAATCTTAATTCGCCAGCTCCATGGATCATTATCGGAATCAGTGTGCCATTCGTTATGAACTGCCGAAGCTGATAGTGAGGGATATTCTGGAATAAAGCTTGAAAAGGGAAAAATCTTATATTTTCCTACCAAATCTATAAAATCTCTGTATTGTAATACGTCCATCGCTATGTACACCTTCATTTCATATATTTTTTGAAACAATTAATGTTATCTTCGATGTATGCTTAATTATCTCATATTTCACTGTAATGGTAAAATTTACAGGTGACGTGTACAACTCCCTCTCACATAATGCATAATGATGTTACTTCATGTATAATTAGCACTAGTTATAGAAGATACGGACAGTTCTTTAGTAAAGTGTTGGAGTGATATGATGAATAAGAAGCAGCAACAATCAAATCAAACAAAAAAACGAATATTAGATGCATCTAAAGAACTCTTTACTAAAAAGGGCTATGCAGCCACTTCCATTGAAGAAATATCTGATATTACTGGATTCAGTAAAGGAAATATCTATTATCACTTCAAAAGTAAAGAAGGATTATTTCTAGATATGCTAGATGAATGGGAAGTTGATTGGGCAGATAAGTGGGAAATTAAAAAGCAAAAGTATACAACTTCTATTGAAAAGTTATATGGTTTGGCAGAGCACCTAGTCGAAGATGATTTTAATCACCCTTTAACGAATGTTGCAGATGAATTTTATACCACTGAAAAATCAAATAGTGAAGTACATGAACGACTTCAGAAGAGTTTTAATGAGCGTATACAATTTTGTCAGCAATTATTGTTAGATGGTATGAATTCCGATGAGTTTAAGCAGCATGATAGTTTAATTATGGCAAAAATATTAGATGGAATGGTCATTGGCCTAAGTTCTACATGCAGAGACTTGGAACTAAAAGAGACGTTAAGGCTCTACAAGCAAGCTATTGATGTATTTTTATACGGTATTGCTCAGAAATAGTTAACTATATTAAATACTTCCCTCTTATTATGTGAATAAACGAAAAGCCCGACTCCACCAGGAATCGGGCTTTTCGTTTATTTAGCTTTAATTTTTTGCTCCTGCTAGTTTGTTTTTACTTTTAGATTTTGCTTGTACTAACGATAGTATTACGTAGCAGCCTACCAATGTGAGACCAGCTACAATATAAGGTAGCATCAAATTTATGTCATACAGCATACCAGCTAAGCTGGAGCCCAAAATTGTACCTAGACTTGTATAAGCTGAGTTAAGACCGGCTACATATCCTTGGTCTTCACCTGCTAATTTGGACAAGAATGTTCCTGCTGCTGGTCGTAATAGATCACATGCTGCAAATATTACGATTGTAACTACTAGTAGTAACCAGAAACTCTTGACGAACAGGATGCTAAGAATACCTATACCGGCTACAACTAGACTGAGGTAGATAACCTTCATCTCCCCCATTTTTTTAACTAGAAGGTCTAATACTCCGATTTGAATAATTACACCCGCGATTGCCCCAACTGTCATAATCAATGCGATATCTTTAGGACCAGAATTATGTTGAACATCCAAAAATAGTCCAAATACTGTTTCAAAGTTGGAAAGCGCAAACCCAAGAACGAGTAATACAATAAGTGCTAAGAAATATGGTGCTTTCATCGAACTAATAAATTGCTCGGCTATACTTTGTTTAGTCGTGTTTGGTACTGAAGCGGGAGTGTTTTTAATACGTTCCGGCTCTGGTAATACAAGAAACGTAAGAATTGCTGCGAATGTAATAGCAATTGCTGCTGTATAGAAAGGAATTCGCGTTCCATATTCAGCAAGAAATCCTCCTATCCCAGGGCCAATAATAAAACCTGTCGACATTGCTGCCGATACAAACCCCATACCTTTCGCACGTTCATTCTCAGTTGTTATATCAGAGGTGAATGCCATAACCGCGGGCATTACCATAGCAACTCCAATACCGCCGAGTAGTCTCGATACTTATAACCAAATTACTGAGTTAGCGAATCCAAAGATCCCTTCAGAGGCTGCTAGTAATAGCAATCCTACGACAATCAATTTTTTCCTTCCAAGTAAATCAGAAAGTTTCCCTGCAAATGGTGAAAATATGAGCTGGGTTACTGCAAATGCAGCAGTTAGCAACCCTACAGTGGTTCCATCTAAACCAAGCATTGTAATAAAACTCGGCATTACAGGTACAACTAGGCCAAAAGCAGCCATAGACAAGAAAATATTAAGCATTAATAGGATCATTGCACCTTTATTTCTAAATAATAATTCCATTCTTTATCCTCCAAGTATCCTATTGAATATCTTTCTCTAACAGCATCAATAATGAATGTTTAATAACGTTTTATAAAAGGATGATATACAAATATTCAAGATATAGAACAAACATTCAGTATTATAAGCAAAAAAAAGTTTCTCCTCTCCACTTAATAAATAGCTGTCACTTCAATAATACCGTCGAGAGTAAGAGCTAAGTATATTTATTATAGAACAAACGTTCAGTGAAAATCAACATGAATACTTGATATGTTACTATGTATATCTTTCAACTGTTATCAAGTAAATACGTATAAATGTTCCATTATATTCAGAAATTTTGGTTAAATATTTTTTAACGCGAAAACGGACACATCTCAATATGATGTGTCCGTTGCTCAAATGGATTTAGTTTAATTAAATCGTAATTTGAATAGTAAACTTTTCTTGATCATAATGGGTATAGATATCCCCTTGATATTTCATGCTAACTCTTCTTATGATGTCTAAACCATTTCCTCTTAAACCATCAATATTCACTTTTGAAGTATAACCATTTTGAAATAGGCTCTTATACTCCTTGTTGGAAAGTAAAGTAGGATTTTCGACAGAGAAAATATATTTATCATCTATCGTTTTGCAAATCACTTTAATTATCTTTGGTTGTGCACCTGAATATACATCAACAGCTTCAATTGCGTTATCTAATAGATTTGAGAGTATTTTGACTACATCCATAGACTCAACTCGACAGAAATCACTTTGGTCTACTTCAAACTGAATATTAATATCTTTAGATTGCGCCAGCTCCCACTTACTTTGCAAGATGACCATTAACGCAGGGTTTTGTATCCGTAATGATACATCTAATGCTTTTGAATCAATAGTAAGCTGTTTTAGATATTCTCCTGCTTTTTCATATTGCTTCAAATAAATCAATCCATTAACAACTTGAATATGATTCATAAGATCGTGTCTGCTAGATTTAAGTGTACTTACGATTTTTCCTAATTCGGAGATATACATTTTTTCAGTTTCTTCGTGATCCTGTTGTAATTTGTGTTTATACCATTTGTGTAATAGGTACACAGAGGTGATCAGTACGATTGCAAATAAGATATCGATGAAGAATGTAATTTGATTACTCATTACGACTTGATGACTTACTTGTTTTAAGTCTTTTGCATCTATATCAATGCCAACAACACCTAAAATATCACCATATTCGTTGTAAAATGGAACTCCTACAGAGAAATATGATGTGTTATGTACATCATTTATTATAGTAGTGAAGTAATCCTGTCCGCTCTTAGCTTGTATAATCTGAGCTTCAGGGACAGTACATACTGCTCCAATGGAAAATTCAGGTAAACCAGCTGGCATTGCTGTAATCATAACTTTCGAAATATTGCTTTCATCTAACATCAAAATATAAGTGAATAGCGAGTTTATTTTCTTTTGATATAGTTCTAAATATTGCTTTATTTGCAGATAATTTTCGTCATCTATTTGAGGATTCTCTAGAAACTTTGCATATGATGTTTTATCTAATTCATTTGCAATATTATTTGCGATTTCAATATATTGTTTAGCTAATGTAATTCGTGCTGAATTTTCGGTTGTATAATAAGAAATAAGTAATTTTGAACCGGTAAGAATGCTAAATATAACAATAGAGATAAACATAAAAATAATGATTCTTTTACTAAAGTACTTTTTTCTAAGCTTCAATGTTCAGTTCCTATTCTGTCGAAATATAATGAGAGTACTATTTTATTATATAGATAGTCCAGAAATAAATGTAGTATTAATTTAATAACACTATGAAATTATATACTTTATTAAAACATTAGTGACTTTATTAGCATGTTAGTTACTATATTATTTTGAAAATATAAACTTAATAGTAGCACTATACACCTACAGAATCTATCATTGTCTCTTCTCCATTTTTGAATATCTGTATGTTATCGTAATCTTTTTCGTTCGGTAATTGAAATATTCTCGTTTTATTTAATCTATCATCATCGTATTTATCAGTACCCATTTCTTCTATGTTAATAATCAGAATACGATCAGCTATCTCAGCAGTAATATTACTAAGATATTTAGCTTCATCTCCCTGAACAACAGTGGAATACTTAACAATTAGAAACTGATCTTCGTTTATTAGTGAATATAAGAATAAACCATTTCTATCATTAATAGTTTGAACAAAAGTTTGAGCTTTTTTATTTAATTTTTGAATGTTTACTTCCTTAATCACATGATCGGGACTAGTAGTGCATCCACATAAGCAAACTATGATTAATAATAAAATTGAACATATAGTTTTTCTGAATTTCATTGAATCAACTCCTAATCAATGGTTTAGTTACTACTGTAACAACAAGTATCAATTTATTAATCTAGATCGTCCTGAGAATTTTGTGTTATGTAATAGTAACTTTGATTATTGTAACAATTTTTTCCTTTTCAGACCAATAGTTTAACTGCTTACATCCTACACGACCGTGATTAATCATGGCCTAAATAAATATAGATGGATTAATATGTAAATACTTAAAAACACATTCTTTCATTTGACTGATGAAAGAATGTGTTTTTTGAATGCATCGTATTCAATAATTTATAGCGAGAAATTTCTTAATATCATTATTAATTCTCTCCAAGTACTCTTCTGATGGGAAATGACCCATTTCATATTCAGTAATTACTGTTAAATTTGGAATAATTTCTTTAGCCTTTTTAATAACTTTTACTGAAGGAAAGAATATGTCTTTATTCCCCGCTATGACCATTGTAGGAGCTAAATATCTAAGTAACTCTTCACTCCCAGCAAGTTTTGGCATATCCTGCTCCAATTTTACGTGTTTGAAAATATCACCAATAATATGCTTATCGATTGATTTCATCGTATAATGTGACATTACATCAGCAATCTTTTGTAAATATTTTTGAGACGAGGTCATAATAAAAAATAACATAGGAATTAAGATATTTTGTATCATTTTCATTTTCGAACCTAACTGAATACCTGCTGGGGAAACAAGTACCGAACATATAATTTTCTCAGGCATAAAAGCTGCTAGTCTTAGTATAATTCCTGCACCGTAAGAAGGACCAATAAACGCACATTTATCTACATTGAAATAGTCCATTAGGTCTGAAATCCACAAAGCAAAGCTATCATCTTTTGCAGAAATTCTTGTTTCTGAACTATACCCTGGATGCCCAATTGTATCTGGTGCATATATTCGATATTCCTTAAATAATGAAGAAAACCAGGATAAGGTCATAGGGTTAATGCAGTTTCCTCCTTGGAATATGAAGATAGGCTTTCCATGTTCTGGCCCACTGATCAATGTATGTGTACTCCCAAAACGTGTGTCAACAAAAACTCTTTCAAATTGTTCATCTAACAATTTCAAGTATGCCTCGTAGTTGTCTAGAATTTTTTGCTTACCTTCTTGACTCTTAAATATTGTGTGAGCGTTAATAAAAATCACCTCTCGACTTATTTATATTCGATGCAAAAGCAAACAATACAGAAATAAAAGACCCCTGACAACATCGAATTTCTAATGAGAAAATACGCATGATGTCAGGGGCCCGCTATTTCATTTGCTTATTAGTTTTGAGTATCCATTTAGAGACTTTGTCCAATTTCATTTTTGTTTTTCTTATTAATTACATTAGTAGGCTCCTTGAAAACTAACTTCAGTATTGGTGGAGCAACAAGTGTAGTAACAATTACAACAAGGATGACGGATGTGAAATATTCAGGCAACAATAATCCAGCTTGTAAACCTGTCGATGCAATGATTAACGCAACTTCCCCACGTGAGATCATTCCTGCTCCGATAGCCATCGAAGATTTATTATTAAATCCAGTTAATCGAGCTCCTAATGCTCCGCCGATCATCTTCGTAACAATTGCGATTATTGTAAGGACTAGAACAAATCCAAGTTGAGAACCTACTCCTTCAAAGGAGACATTTAATCCTATGCTTACAAAAAATACTGGAACAAAAATGGAATATGCAATAGGTTCAACTTTCTTTTCTACTGCATGTTTGAAACTCGTTTGAGAAATAGCAATACCAGCAGCAAACGCACCAATAATTCCTGCCATACCCATTAGATCAGCGAAATATGAAAAAGCGAAACAAATGATTAGTGCAACTGTAATAATCGGTTCTGTTACTTTAAGTTTTGATAATAATTTCATGAATTTCGGAACGACTAACCAACCGACTACAAAAACGACACCGAAAAACAGTACTTTTTTACCTATAAGTAATCCTAATGAAATTTCTTCACCTGTTCCCATGAAACTCATCATAACAGCAAGTAATATAACTACTAAAACATCATCAACTACTGCTGCACCTAGAATAGTTGTTCCTTCCCGTGTATTCAATTTATCCATATCTTTCAGCACTTGAACTGTAATACTTACTGAAGTTGCACTAAACAATACCCCCATAAATAAGGCAGAAGTTTGTGATAATCCGAATAATTCAGCTACACCGTATGCCCCTATAAAAGGTAGTATAATTCCAGCGACTGCAACTGAAAATGCACCTTTCCAGTTTTGTTGTAATTGCTTCAAATCAGTCTCTAAACCAGCCATAAACATAAGCAGGAGTACACCTATTTCAGATATATAATGAATAAATTCAGTACTCTCCACCCAGCCTAATACAGCAGGTCCTAAAATAATTCCTACGATCAACTTACCTAAAACAGACGGTTGGCCTAGCCTTACTGATAAATCTCCTGCAATTTTCGTGGAAAAAAGAATCAATACTAGATATAAAATAAATTCCATCTAACTCTTCCCTTCTTGTGTAGTATAACTACGTAGTAAAATAAGCTATAGTAATTCCAATTTGATGCTGTTCCAAATTTTTCTGGTGGTAAGAACAAAAAAAGCCTGTCACCAACAGTCTACTTTGCAAAAAATCGCATAGTACACCCTTGGTGACAGGCTCCTCCAAATTGAATAATTATATAGTTTTAATAATTGTACAGTGAAATAATAAAGAGTTCAAGTGTAATGGTATTATTTACGTGCTGGAGGTCGTATTTTCCTGGCATCATGCCCGTTGAAATCGCTGTTGGAATACAGAAAGTTCTTTAAAATGATTAGATGTATTATTGTCCGATTTATGTTACGATTTTACTTATAACGAAAGAGGAAGTGAATTCACTTGATTCAGATTACTGTACCAACGCCAGATGTTACGATTACAAAACAAGAAAATCCCGAACTTAGCAATATTTATGGCTTTACTGATTTCCATCTTATTTCGCGCGAACTTGGCGGCATCTTCATGTTCTATAACGAGCAAGATGAGCTATTGTTCGTTGGCAAGGCGCGTAAGCTACGCCCTCGTATTAAGAAACATTTCGAAGATTCAGTATCCGTTATGAAAGCAAAACGCGACGAAGTGTTCAAAATCGAAGTTTGCATAGTCGAAGACGCTGTCGATCGGGAAATCTATGAGACATTCATTATCAATCGCCGCAGAGCGAGATACAATATGGATAAAGTATATTACAAGTAATGAATAATGCTGATGCATAGTCCAACTGAGTAGGTTATCTTCGCAAAAGGGTTATAAAATGCAAAAAAACGTATTCCAGAACGTTCATGGAATACGTTTTTTTATTGCAAATAATATTGAATTATTATAGCCTTAATAAGGCTATATATCTCTAAGTTGAATATTAATTTATTTCAAGTAGCTGCCTGTAATTGACTGCTTCACATGGATGATCTGCCCAGGTGTGCCTTCGAACACTACTTTGCCGCCTTTACTACCTCCGTCTGGACCCATATCGATGATCCAATCCGCTTGACTGATCACATCGAGATTGTGCTCTATGACGATCACTGTATTACCTGCATCCACAAGTCGATTCATGATTTCCAAAAGGTGACCAATATCTGACATATGAAGGCCGGTTGTCGGTTCGTCCATCACATAGATGCTGCCCTGCTTATGAAGCTCGCTTGCCAGTTTGATACGCTGACATTCCCCGCCTGAAAGTGTACTCAGCGGTTGGCCGAGTGTAATATAGTTCAGTCCAACATCACTCATTGCTTGGAGTTTGCGAACTACTTCTTTCAACTGGAAAAATTCCAATGCTTGTTCTACAGTCATCTCCAGCACTTCTGCAATCGATTTCCCGTTAAGCTTGTATTCAAGTACTTCTTCTTTGAAACGTTTACCACCACATACTTCACATGGTAACTTAACGCTTTCTAGAAATGCTAGGTCAGTATAGA includes:
- a CDS encoding GIY-YIG nuclease family protein, with amino-acid sequence MIQITVPTPDVTITKQENPELSNIYGFTDFHLISRELGGIFMFYNEQDELLFVGKARKLRPRIKKHFEDSVSVMKAKRDEVFKIEVCIVEDAVDREIYETFIINRRRARYNMDKVYYK
- a CDS encoding cation:proton antiporter → MEFILYLVLILFSTKIAGDLSVRLGQPSVLGKLIVGIILGPAVLGWVESTEFIHYISEIGVLLLMFMAGLETDLKQLQQNWKGAFSVAVAGIILPFIGAYGVAELFGLSQTSALFMGVLFSATSVSITVQVLKDMDKLNTREGTTILGAAVVDDVLVVILLAVMMSFMGTGEEISLGLLIGKKVLFFGVVFVVGWLVVPKFMKLLSKLKVTEPIITVALIICFAFSYFADLMGMAGIIGAFAAGIAISQTSFKHAVEKKVEPIAYSIFVPVFFVSIGLNVSFEGVGSQLGFVLVLTIIAIVTKMIGGALGARLTGFNNKSSMAIGAGMISRGEVALIIASTGLQAGLLLPEYFTSVILVVIVTTLVAPPILKLVFKEPTNVINKKNKNEIGQSL
- a CDS encoding alkaline phosphatase family protein; its protein translation is MRKKTMMFILTIFLLIMTIGCSAQPNQDKEQDLLQVKSTKSEQKKKVIYLLVDSLMAQSIDRGIQQDILPTMKYLIEHGQYYKNMVSSFPTMSVTIDSSLFTGAYPDGHRVPGLTWYSKVEKKLINYGTGPVEVMRLGVDSVLVNTLINLNGGHLNPQLPTIHEDLHTLGLKSSSINGIIYRGTIEHNLTIPPFIEVPTSLPRKITVKGPDYLSLGAFSDPLKDIETLSDGLIERLGLNNNFSIQNIKFLIRENKLPDFSFVYLPDLDQKLHRNGPSDLDGLKELDSQIASVLQSFGSAEEALKKATLIITGDSGMSQIKSAEDNPSIELTSFFNDYHVLKPDEAVTDSTQIALAINETMAYVYSLQMDKLSDIANLLRTDPRVDVISWKENDWIHVIQGGDLTKELKYQTNGKLIDSYQQKWKVEGDTDLLDLKINNNKQSITYGKYPDGLQRLSGALNSHHGNFLVVTAKSGYEFSGNSSPLHIGGGGHGSLDEEVSLVPLIICGSDQKPQHLRIVDLKSYILKLLAE
- a CDS encoding alpha/beta hydrolase; the protein is MLDEQFERVFVDTRFGSTHTLISGPEHGKPIFIFQGGNCINPMTLSWFSSLFKEYRIYAPDTIGHPGYSSETRISAKDDSFALWISDLMDYFNVDKCAFIGPSYGAGIILRLAAFMPEKIICSVLVSPAGIQLGSKMKMIQNILIPMLFFIMTSSQKYLQKIADVMSHYTMKSIDKHIIGDIFKHVKLEQDMPKLAGSEELLRYLAPTMVIAGNKDIFFPSVKVIKKAKEIIPNLTVITEYEMGHFPSEEYLERINNDIKKFLAINY
- a CDS encoding Spo0B domain-containing protein, coding for MKLRKKYFSKRIIIFMFISIVIFSILTGSKLLISYYTTENSARITLAKQYIEIANNIANELDKTSYAKFLENPQIDDENYLQIKQYLELYQKKINSLFTYILMLDESNISKVMITAMPAGLPEFSIGAVCTVPEAQIIQAKSGQDYFTTIINDVHNTSYFSVGVPFYNEYGDILGVVGIDIDAKDLKQVSHQVVMSNQITFFIDILFAIVLITSVYLLHKWYKHKLQQDHEETEKMYISELGKIVSTLKSSRHDLMNHIQVVNGLIYLKQYEKAGEYLKQLTIDSKALDVSLRIQNPALMVILQSKWELAQSKDINIQFEVDQSDFCRVESMDVVKILSNLLDNAIEAVDVYSGAQPKIIKVICKTIDDKYIFSVENPTLLSNKEYKSLFQNGYTSKVNIDGLRGNGLDIIRRVSMKYQGDIYTHYDQEKFTIQITI
- a CDS encoding TetR/AcrR family transcriptional regulator, producing MNKKQQQSNQTKKRILDASKELFTKKGYAATSIEEISDITGFSKGNIYYHFKSKEGLFLDMLDEWEVDWADKWEIKKQKYTTSIEKLYGLAEHLVEDDFNHPLTNVADEFYTTEKSNSEVHERLQKSFNERIQFCQQLLLDGMNSDEFKQHDSLIMAKILDGMVIGLSSTCRDLELKETLRLYKQAIDVFLYGIAQK